A window of Candidatus Thorarchaeota archaeon genomic DNA:
ACTTCGCTCAATGTTTCAGCCTCCAGACGTGTCCATCCCAGAGGACCACATGTGTCTCGGCTCGGGGATACATATCCTGTTCTCTCAGACCTGTGAGGCCCGAATAGTGCTGTGCTTGGAGGTCACGACCAGCCTCGGCTCTTGGACCACAATCTGGACCATAAGACACGATTTCGAAGTCATGAGAACGCTATGGTGTCATCTCAGGAAGAGCAGATGTGGTGAAATGGCATTTCTGACGCGAAGAGTGAGCCCCTCATATCCCGACATCGGGCTGGGGCCAGCCGTACCCTTTCTTCTGTGGTCGGAAGGGCACTGTGAGCTAGTGACACAAGGCAGTGGGGTTCTTAAGCAGGGGGTCTCATCAGGATGTGAGCAGTTACGGACTGTGCAGGTCATGCCAGAAGTGAAGGAGTTCAAGGGTGTCGCGCTGGTCAGGGAGGACCACGACCAGCTGCTGAGCATCCAGAGGGAGATACAGACGTGGGCAGACGTTGACGACGAGTTCGTGGCAGTGCGCAGTCCGTCGGGCTTCTACAAGAACTCTATGATGTTCATGGTGCAGGACCGGAGAGTCGTCGGTCTTCAGATGCGTGGTATGGGGCTGGAACGCCTACCTCTTTCTGTGTTCGGACTTCGACGACTTGAGACTCTGCTGGTCGACAACAATGGTCTTCGTGAGTTACCTCGAGAGGTTGCTGAACTACCGCGACTGACCCGTCTGGACATCACCATCAATCCGCTTGGCGCGTTCCCTGAGGTCCTACGACGCATCAAGACACTCCGTTCTCTGCGCGCGGTCGAACTGGGTCTGGTGGCATTGCCTGAGTGGATTGGGAATCTAGCGGGACTCGGAGTTAGACCTTGAAGGCAACGACCTCACAGCTCTACCCGAGTCCATCCGAGCACTGAAGCGACTCCAACGCCTCTCATTGAGGTGGAATGACCTGAAGGTGTTCCCTGAGTGCTTAGGTGCTCTCATTGAACTTGAGGAGCTGGACATATCCAAGAACCAGTTTGAACAACTCTCCGAATCGCTGCTCAGCCTGACGCATCTGAGAATTCTCGACATCAGCAGCAACCCGTTACCGTCGCTGCCTGACTGGATTCAAGTCCTCCAGAGTCGTGGGTGTCAGGTCACCACCTCCTTCTGGGAGCGAAGGTGAACTACCGGTCTGACCCGTCCTCTTCCTTCGTTTCGGTCCTCCTCTCGCTTGATGGCATAGACACTACTCGCACCTCAATCCCTTCAATCCCGTCGAAGATGTCCTCAAGTGGGCTGCCCTTCCTCAACATCCTGCTTCTCTCTACAAGACCTGGTATCGAGTGCCCAATGATAATCCTTACCGTGTGTCCGTCATCATCCGGCAGCACAGTGTTCTCTGAAACGAATCCAGTGTTCCTTGCACCCA
This region includes:
- a CDS encoding leucine-rich repeat domain-containing protein, producing MAFLTRRVSPSYPDIGLGPAVPFLLWSEGHCELVTQGSGVLKQGVSSGCEQLRTVQVMPEVKEFKGVALVREDHDQLLSIQREIQTWADVDDEFVAVRSPSGFYKNSMMFMVQDRRVVGLQMRGMGLERLPLSVFGLRRLETLLVDNNGLRELPREVAELPRLTRLDITINPLGAFPEVLRRIKTLRSLRAVELGLVALPEWIGNLAGLGVRP